One window of Centropristis striata isolate RG_2023a ecotype Rhode Island chromosome 21, C.striata_1.0, whole genome shotgun sequence genomic DNA carries:
- the cmn gene encoding calymmin, which translates to MKIPRPGYGAAAGASAGTNTKGLGAGPGIPNGYGAQPNGQGARAGGYSNGGGAKANKPGYGAGGYGVPGLSNGYGAAGLGYPYAGKPQQPVYGQGAYLGAGYGNGNPYGGYGNGYSAGVQPDYASLGQGVPTANGKSGGAKQMPYNGAPMVPAAGLNGMSQFEPQSAGLGPNGKLGSMYGGMGGLPFGGQTLGTGAEKSNTKYGIGGLQFGGQPLSTGTNGAGNYGYGGSPYGPAGDGKSSGKYGGLGASLGGDPAPAQYGYGGFPNGGQLLGLGSNGNIAGKYGYGRMPYEAQPAGLTPEAKSAGKYGGSQYQPEPLGLGQNGKLTGKYGGGETPYAPQALGFGSEAKSFGKYGNQGQYQPQPLESAAEGRSAGEYDTADLPYEPLPLEPDSAGKSFVKGEVPTPAAAVEGDGMSIDRYEDVGYINGQVQPEVVAFPAAPTPSPTLLYPSVPSYLPVESLTPDVLPGGDVEDLPDPAGADGLPVDSAPATEMHGVSQAPEQSDDLVPQQQMPRQIHIQQHLKLHFHPQGAKNNKYDLNGFFGNGGYQG; encoded by the exons ATGAAAATACCAAGACCTG GTTACGGTGCAGCTGCTGGAGCATCTGCTGGCACAAACACTAAAG GTCTTGGAGCAGGACCTGGTATTCCCAACGGATACGGTGCTCAACCCAATG GACAAGGAGCCAGAGCAGGCGGGTATTCAAATGGAGGAGGAGCTAAAGCAAACAAACCAG GTTATGGAGCAGGAGGCTATGGTGTCCCTGGACTAAGCAATGGATATGGAGCTG CAGGCCTGGGATATCCTTATGCAGGCAAACCTCAGCAACCTG TTTATGGACAAGGAGCGTACCTCGGAGCTGGATATGGAAATGGGAATCCATATGGAG gtTATGGAAATGGCTACAGTGCTGGTGTACAACCTGATTATGCAA GTCTTGGCCAAGGTGTTCCCACTGCTAATGGAAAGTCAG GTGGTGCCAAACAGATGCCTTACAATGGAGCCCCAATGGTTCCTGCTGCTGGACTAAATG GAATGAGCCAGTTTGAGCCTCAGTCTGCCGGCCTTGGTCCAAACGGAAAACTGGGCAGTATGTATGGTG GAATGGGTGGCTTGCCTTTTGGCGGTCAGACTTTGGGAACAGGAGCAGAGAAATCAAACACCAAGTACG GCATTGGTGGTTTGCAATTTGGTGGACAACCCCTCAGCACAGGGACTAATGGAGCAGGGAACTATG GTTATGGTGGGAGCCCCTATGGGCCTGCTGGTGATGGAAAATCATCTGGAAAATATG GTGGTCTTGGTGCCAGCTTGGGAGGGGATCCTGCTCCTGCACAATATG GATATGGTGGGTTTCCCAATGGTGGGCAGCTTCTTGGTCTCGGCAGTAATGGAAATATAGCCGGCAAATATG GTTATGGAAGAATGCCTTATGAAGCTCAACCAGCTGGACTAACCCCTGAAGCCAAATCTGCTGGAAAATATG GCGGGTCACAATATCAGCCTGAACCTCTTGGACTGGGGCAGAATGGGAAATTAACAGGCAAATACG GTGGCGGTGAAACTCCTTATGCACCTCAAGCTCTTGGGTTTGGAAGTGAAGCAAAATCTTTCGGAAAATATG GTAACCAGGGACAATACCAGCCACAGCCACTTGAATCTGCAGCTGAAGGCAGATCAGCTGGAGAATACG ATACAGCTGATTTACCTTACGAGCCTCTGCCTCTCGAGCCAGATTCAGCTGGAAAGTCTTTCG TGAAGGGAGAGGTACCAACACCGGCAGCTGCAGTGGAAGGTGACGGGATGTCCATTGATAGATACG AAGATGTGGGCTATATAAATGGACAAGTGCAACCAGAAG TTGTTGCATTCCCTGCAGCTCCCACTCCCAGCCCCACCCTGCTCTACCCCTCCGTCCCCTCCTACCTGCCTGTTGAGTCCTTAACACCTGATGTGCTGCCTGGAGGAGATGTTGAGGACCTGCCCGACCCTGCAGGCGCTGACGGCCTCCCTGTTGACTCCGCTCCCGCCACTGAGATGCACGGTGTGTCCCAGGCACCCGAGCAATCCGACGATCTGGTTCCCCAGCAGCAGATGCCCCGTCAGATACACATTCAGCAGCATCTCAAACTGCATTTTCATCCACAAG GAGCAAAGAACAACAAATATGATTTGAACGGCTTCTTTGGAAACGGTGGCTATCAAG GTTAA
- the patl2 gene encoding protein PAT1 homolog 2 isoform X1 translates to MSDSEQRQEAEKVSEPQWPENGGEWSDEEGEEKNMDCGLLQAMAEEDEEINVYNEETFGMDLDANGATEDPGSGLLPFGEPPPPPEPKSKADPKPSSRHSSPSPPRQRPQYLPRAPPGRRGRGRGQRGGLGRGQMFEDPAVMRTVEGRPSLKSLDSAIVDCGNAMYQKSFEDDYMEPSSRKTRRISGSILQDSAIVCVIDGHRGRGQHLTSDFLGLPYPVSSFRGRRGEPRGSYSRRQFGQRSPSQMHASLAPGSPIFSRQPLTPRQYYNQTGRFMFPTNRPCPSTPQSLTPKMMQLRFGANSPRPSLFDSPSSNPVQHFRCPGPVTQLHPQHKRLLSQKQRIFQRKSDSWDPYCNLMTAKEKEWITRLQMIQLQSENPYHEDYYYQEYYRRIEAKMAEEELGIRSKREPPKLTTPYITKTDVYAPVVHIEGSLGQVAVSTCYSPRRAISAVHAVQAQGPQEEQKDIRQQRLVVLSKIEKLFMVLLEVEEAERMKTSVLSEAEERRLLEKSQGKVEQIYSQLQHHSPLDSGVEFLPFLLVSKGKRLLARLLPFLKPDASLKILSVVTSNLPTLMNRDPEEALPVLYPPLRNVIGGLSFSQLIVFLKDLTSSESLATYESLSLACQNKFGLSLLYALLSQGEKLLSSGVPLEPSIGDFETWTDTIFQVAGQLSQCSLVEPLLLPSNLLTLFCRYLDKRTVHQLKSNMESSTGFLALAS, encoded by the exons atgagTGATTCAGAACAGCGACAA GAGGCTGAAAAGGTGTCTGAGCCTCAGTGGCCTGAGAATGGAGGAGAGTGGAGCGATGAGGAGGGCGAGGAGAAAAACATGGACTGTGGGCTCCTGCAGGCCATGgctgaggaagatgaggagataAACGTCTACAATGAGGAGACGTTTGGAATGG ATCTCGATGCAAACGGCGCCACAGAGGACCCCGGCAGCGGCCTCCTTCCGTTTGGAGAGCCACCGCCTCCACCAGAACCTAAATCTAAAGCCGACCCCAAACCATCATCCCGCCACagctccccctctcctcccagACAGAGACCCCAGTATCTGCCCCGCGCTCCCCCAGGGCGCCGTGGAAGAGGTCGCGGGCAGAGAGGAGGGCTGGGCAGGGGCCAGATGTTTGAAGACCCAGCTGTGATGAGGACGGTGGAGGGGCGACCAAGCCTCAAG agccTTGACAGCGCCATAGTGGACTGTGGGAATGCCATGTACCAGAAATCATTCGAGGATGAT tatatGGAACCCTCTTCCAGAAAGACTAGAAGAATCTCAGGATCAATACTTCAG GACAGTGCTAtagtgtgtgtgattgatggTCACAGAGGCAGAGGTCAGCACCTGACCTCCGACTTCCTGGGTTTGCCATATCCTGTCTCTTCCTTCAGGGGCAGGAGAGGGGAACCCAGAGGGTCCTACTCCAGAAGACAGTTTGGCCAAAGAAGCCCCTCTCAG atgcATGCATCCCTGGCACCAGGATCTCCCATCTTCTCACGACAGCCATTAACCCCACGGCAATATTACAATCAG ACAGGACGATTCATGTTTCCTACGAACCGGCCTTGTCCCTCCACTCCTCAGTCTCTGACGCCGAAAATGATGCAGCTTCGCTTTGGTGCCAACTCACCAAGGCCGTCCCTGTTTGACAGCCCCTCGTCTAATCCAGTGCAGCATTTCAG GTGCCCCGGTCCTGTCACCCAGCTCCACCCACAACATAAACGGCTACTTAGTCAAAAACAACGCATATTCCAAAG AAAATCAGACAGCTGGGATCCTTACTGTAACCTCATGACGGCCAAAGAGAAGGAGTGGATCACCAGGTTGCAGATGATTCAGCTGCAAAGTGAGAATCCGTACCACGAGGACTACTATTACCAG GAGTACTATCGGCGGATAGAAGCTAAGATGGCGGAGGAAGAGCTGGGCATCAGGAGCAAGAGGGAGCCACCAAAGCTCACAACACCTTACATCACGAAAACTGACGTTTATGCACCAG TGGTGCACATTGAAGGCTCTTTGGGTCAAGTTGCTGTGTCCACATGTTACTCTCCTCGACGTGCCATCAGCGCCGTTCATGCAGTCCAAGCTCAGGGTCCTCAGGAG GAACAAAAAGACATCCGACAACAGCGGTTAGTGGTCCTCAGCAAAATAGAAAAG CTGTTCATGGTTCTGTTGGAGGTTGAGGAGGCCGAGAGGATGAAAACCAGCGTTTTGTCTGAAGCAGAAGAAAGAAGGTTGCTGGAGAAGTCACAGGGGAAAGTGGAGCAAATCTACTCCCAGCTGCAACACCACAGTCCCCT AGATTCAGGAGTGGAGTTTCTTCCTTTCCTGCTGGTCTCCAAAGGCAAAAGGCTACTCGCCCGTCTGCTCCCATTCCTGAAACCTGATGCATCGCTGAAGATCTTGAGCGTTGTGACCTCGAACCTTCCTACGCTGATGAACAGAGATCCAGAAGAG GCCCTTCCAGTGCTTTACCCGCCTCTTCGAAATGTGATTGGAGGTCTGTCGTTCAGTCAGCTAATCGTTTTCCTCAAAGATCTGACATCATCCGAGTCTCTGGCCACCTACGAGTCTCTGTCGCTGGCATGTCAGAACAAG TTTGGACTGTCCTTGCTGTATGCTCTGCTGTCCCAAGGAGAGAAGCTGCTGTCCTCAGGTGTTCCACTTGAGCCCAGCATCGGAGACTTTGAGACCTG gACGGACACAATATTCCAGGTGGCGGGACAGCTGTCCCAGTGTTCCCTGGTGGAGCCGCTCCTCCTGCCCTCAAACCTGCTCACTCTCTTCTGTCGTTACCTGGACAAACGCACTGTGCATCAGCTGAAAAGCAACATGGA GTCTTCAACTGGATTCCTGGCTCTTGCATCTTAA
- the patl2 gene encoding protein PAT1 homolog 2 isoform X2 — protein sequence MSDSEQRQEAEKVSEPQWPENGGEWSDEEGEEKNMDCGLLQAMAEEDEEINVYNEETFGMDLDANGATEDPGSGLLPFGEPPPPPEPKSKADPKPSSRHSSPSPPRQRPQYLPRAPPGRRGRGRGQRGGLGRGQMFEDPAVMRTVEGRPSLKSLDSAIVDCGNAMYQKSFEDDYMEPSSRKTRRISGSILQDSAIVCVIDGHRGRGQHLTSDFLGLPYPVSSFRGRRGEPRGSYSRRQFGQRSPSQMHASLAPGSPIFSRQPLTPRQYYNQSLTPKMMQLRFGANSPRPSLFDSPSSNPVQHFRCPGPVTQLHPQHKRLLSQKQRIFQRKSDSWDPYCNLMTAKEKEWITRLQMIQLQSENPYHEDYYYQEYYRRIEAKMAEEELGIRSKREPPKLTTPYITKTDVYAPVVHIEGSLGQVAVSTCYSPRRAISAVHAVQAQGPQEEQKDIRQQRLVVLSKIEKLFMVLLEVEEAERMKTSVLSEAEERRLLEKSQGKVEQIYSQLQHHSPLDSGVEFLPFLLVSKGKRLLARLLPFLKPDASLKILSVVTSNLPTLMNRDPEEALPVLYPPLRNVIGGLSFSQLIVFLKDLTSSESLATYESLSLACQNKFGLSLLYALLSQGEKLLSSGVPLEPSIGDFETWTDTIFQVAGQLSQCSLVEPLLLPSNLLTLFCRYLDKRTVHQLKSNMESSTGFLALAS from the exons atgagTGATTCAGAACAGCGACAA GAGGCTGAAAAGGTGTCTGAGCCTCAGTGGCCTGAGAATGGAGGAGAGTGGAGCGATGAGGAGGGCGAGGAGAAAAACATGGACTGTGGGCTCCTGCAGGCCATGgctgaggaagatgaggagataAACGTCTACAATGAGGAGACGTTTGGAATGG ATCTCGATGCAAACGGCGCCACAGAGGACCCCGGCAGCGGCCTCCTTCCGTTTGGAGAGCCACCGCCTCCACCAGAACCTAAATCTAAAGCCGACCCCAAACCATCATCCCGCCACagctccccctctcctcccagACAGAGACCCCAGTATCTGCCCCGCGCTCCCCCAGGGCGCCGTGGAAGAGGTCGCGGGCAGAGAGGAGGGCTGGGCAGGGGCCAGATGTTTGAAGACCCAGCTGTGATGAGGACGGTGGAGGGGCGACCAAGCCTCAAG agccTTGACAGCGCCATAGTGGACTGTGGGAATGCCATGTACCAGAAATCATTCGAGGATGAT tatatGGAACCCTCTTCCAGAAAGACTAGAAGAATCTCAGGATCAATACTTCAG GACAGTGCTAtagtgtgtgtgattgatggTCACAGAGGCAGAGGTCAGCACCTGACCTCCGACTTCCTGGGTTTGCCATATCCTGTCTCTTCCTTCAGGGGCAGGAGAGGGGAACCCAGAGGGTCCTACTCCAGAAGACAGTTTGGCCAAAGAAGCCCCTCTCAG atgcATGCATCCCTGGCACCAGGATCTCCCATCTTCTCACGACAGCCATTAACCCCACGGCAATATTACAATCAG TCTCTGACGCCGAAAATGATGCAGCTTCGCTTTGGTGCCAACTCACCAAGGCCGTCCCTGTTTGACAGCCCCTCGTCTAATCCAGTGCAGCATTTCAG GTGCCCCGGTCCTGTCACCCAGCTCCACCCACAACATAAACGGCTACTTAGTCAAAAACAACGCATATTCCAAAG AAAATCAGACAGCTGGGATCCTTACTGTAACCTCATGACGGCCAAAGAGAAGGAGTGGATCACCAGGTTGCAGATGATTCAGCTGCAAAGTGAGAATCCGTACCACGAGGACTACTATTACCAG GAGTACTATCGGCGGATAGAAGCTAAGATGGCGGAGGAAGAGCTGGGCATCAGGAGCAAGAGGGAGCCACCAAAGCTCACAACACCTTACATCACGAAAACTGACGTTTATGCACCAG TGGTGCACATTGAAGGCTCTTTGGGTCAAGTTGCTGTGTCCACATGTTACTCTCCTCGACGTGCCATCAGCGCCGTTCATGCAGTCCAAGCTCAGGGTCCTCAGGAG GAACAAAAAGACATCCGACAACAGCGGTTAGTGGTCCTCAGCAAAATAGAAAAG CTGTTCATGGTTCTGTTGGAGGTTGAGGAGGCCGAGAGGATGAAAACCAGCGTTTTGTCTGAAGCAGAAGAAAGAAGGTTGCTGGAGAAGTCACAGGGGAAAGTGGAGCAAATCTACTCCCAGCTGCAACACCACAGTCCCCT AGATTCAGGAGTGGAGTTTCTTCCTTTCCTGCTGGTCTCCAAAGGCAAAAGGCTACTCGCCCGTCTGCTCCCATTCCTGAAACCTGATGCATCGCTGAAGATCTTGAGCGTTGTGACCTCGAACCTTCCTACGCTGATGAACAGAGATCCAGAAGAG GCCCTTCCAGTGCTTTACCCGCCTCTTCGAAATGTGATTGGAGGTCTGTCGTTCAGTCAGCTAATCGTTTTCCTCAAAGATCTGACATCATCCGAGTCTCTGGCCACCTACGAGTCTCTGTCGCTGGCATGTCAGAACAAG TTTGGACTGTCCTTGCTGTATGCTCTGCTGTCCCAAGGAGAGAAGCTGCTGTCCTCAGGTGTTCCACTTGAGCCCAGCATCGGAGACTTTGAGACCTG gACGGACACAATATTCCAGGTGGCGGGACAGCTGTCCCAGTGTTCCCTGGTGGAGCCGCTCCTCCTGCCCTCAAACCTGCTCACTCTCTTCTGTCGTTACCTGGACAAACGCACTGTGCATCAGCTGAAAAGCAACATGGA GTCTTCAACTGGATTCCTGGCTCTTGCATCTTAA